The nucleotide sequence CTGACCGCCCTGGAACCCGCTCTGCCAAGAGATATGGAACTGTTGCGGGGCCTGATGATGTATTCCGTATTGAACAAACCCCTGAATGAAGACCGTCCCCTGGCGTTTCTGTGGCGGATGGCTGATAAGATGCGCTGGAAAAACCCGATGGCACTGTTGGGCTTGATGGTGAATGTGCGGAATGCGTTGATTGTGATGGTATCTGCGGATAAACGTTATGGTCCGATTTATAATCGGGGGATTGCCCAGGTTTTGTACAACGGCTTAATCGAACGGGGCTATCAGCCGGGAAGCGGAATTCCGATTACGCTGGTTGGCTACAGTGGCGGTGCCCAGATGTCAGTGGCGGCAGCTCCCTATCTGAAACAGGCATTGGGATCGCCGATTGATGTGATCTCCCTGGGGGGCGTGATGAGCGCCAACAACAATTTCTTGCAGCTAGAACATCTCTATCACTTCATTGGTGAAAAAGATGTTGTCCATCGATTTGGACCGCTGGTGTTTCCCGGACGCTGGAAACTGTTTCCCTTATCTTTCTGGAATCGGGCACTCCGAAAAGGCAAAATCTCGATCCTGTCGGCTGGGCCTGTGGGGCACCAGGTTCCGGGGGGCTATATGGATCCAGAAGCACGCCTGCCCGATGGACGCAGCCACCTGCAACAAACGATTGAAAGCATTCTGCAAATTCTGACGGGCAACCTGGAGACAGAACAGCGCCTTCCGGTTAAAGCCAGTAACTACGCCCTCTACAAACAGGCAGACTTCAATGATCCCGCCTATTACCCGCTGAAACAAACAGTTGACCTTACCTGGTATCGGGCGATCGCTTCCTGGATAGGACGGTTGATCTTACCCGACCGAGACGACCGCCCGCTCATTCGAGGAGTTCTGTTTGAAGTCCACCATGCCGCTCCAGGTTACGAATACCTCGTCGGGCAGGTTGTGATGTTGCGCTGGGAAGAAAATCCACAGGTGAAAAAACTGGTGCAGGCAGCCAGGCATGATCTTCACTTCAGTGCTGATGCTGAGTACTCCAGCAAGTATGGAGGATTGATCCATCCTGAACGGCTCAACCACTGGCAGCAGGTGGGACCCCTTGAATCCCTGGCTGGCTCCCGTCCGATGGATGATATGGTTGTGATGCTGAATGACCCCGTTGGGGTGGACAGGTGGGAAAGTAACGAATCATCCCCCCTTCCCACCACCTGCCTCTACATTCGCAGTCAGCCTGTGCAGATCAGCGGGCGCTTCTATGCCCTGGTGAAGTTTATTCAGCCTGTGGCTGGAACGGATCAATTTCGTGTGATGCATTTTAACCGGGCAACCCGTCAGTTTGATGGGGCAGAAGACGTTGTGCGGTTGCCGCCTGTGGTGGTGGCAGAAGCTTATGGGAGTGCACCTTCTACCACCCGCGATCTGGAAAAGTCCCCCTTTAATGAGACGGGCTGGTATGTCTATGGTGCAAAGGATGCACAAGGCTACTTTGTTGTGCAATCCTTAGGTCCGCGTGCCCTATTCCGCCTCCAACCTGAAGAGGTGGTGTTTGGGAAGAAAGCCTCCTATCGCTACATCCGCAAACGTGCCTGGGCAAACATTAAGGCCCAGAAAGGGCGGATTTCGTCTGTACTCTGCATGGGTAAAAATAATGGTTCACCGTCCGCCATCCAGAGTGCCATCAATAGCTGGCAAGAGGGCGATCGCGCCCTGATGCTGCACGTCTATGGGGGGATTGGAGGCAAGAACGCCGAGCCTGCTGCTGCCACCCCCATTTTCTTTGGACATTTTGCCCTGGGCATCGCCAGGGTAATCCACGACCCTTTGAGTGATGAACTTCGCTTTGATTTGCGCTACCACCAGGTCTATACCCACAACACCGATGGGTTGATTGCTGGCACACTGCACTGGTCCCGTTACATGGGCGATCGCCAGTTTGGCTGGCTGGGCACCCGCCCGGTTTGTGACATTCTGATCAAACACGACGCCTTCACAGGCTACTATGACTTTTCCATTGGACGCCAGTCGCCCCTGGATTACATGCTGTCACAACTGGAAGTCATGACGGCTCGCTATCGCATTGGGGATGGCAGCGGCGGGGCCTATGTGGGAGCTGCCAGTAATTGCGCCCAGGACTCTAACCAGGCACTGTTTGCCAGTCTGCGCCAGATGGAACACCAGATTCGAGCCAATACCGAGTCCCTGCGGCGATGGGGGGAACAAAATCCGGAACAGGCAGAACGGTTTAAGGAACTGCTCAGCCTGGGCAAAGAGCTGAAACAAAAACTGCAACCTCTGGGGGGTCCCAAATCAGCCTGGGAACGAAATGAATATAACCTGGGCAGTACCCTGGAAGATGATCCCCTGCGTAATTTAATGACGGGTCTGGGCAGTTGGCGAACTATGTTGCCCCGGCTTGCCAGTGATACGGTGGTCAAAGTCTTTCTGGATCACGATGCCAGTGTCTGGGTACTGCGCACCAATCAAATTGGGGGATACGATCCCGACATTGAACCGATCGCACCCATGACCCTGTAACGAGTTGCTGATTCTGGGCATGAATTAAAGGTGGTATACCAGATTCTCTACCAGGCGCGGATAGGGAAGTCACACACTCCCCTGGACCAGCCCCAGTCTTCTACTCCGACGGAGATCTGGGAACCTGGTCCCACATTGCCCCGCGAGAGATCGACCAGGGTTACAGTCGTAGCCGCCTGAAATGCCCCGGTATAAACTGGCTGTCCCCGGGAATTGGTGGATCGATAGGTGAGTGTAGACACCTGGGGTGGCTGCCCAGACCGGAGCCAGCGAATTTGGGTGAAACGCCCATTGAGAAACACAGCAGAGTACCGCCAGCCATTATTCATGCGTCCGCTGCAAAAAAATTGCTGGGTGGCACTGGCAGAGAAAAACGTGCCATCGGCTGCCAGTAGTCCTGCTACAGCCAGGTATGTGAACCAACCAGGCACTCGTGCGATCGCGTAACTCCCCAAACTGTCTCTCAACTGCATTCCCATCAATTTCTCCCCAGAGCAACAACGACCAACAATCAGTAGCCACAACAACCAACGGACCTGTGCCCCATGACCACCAACAACCTGATTTAACGAATTCTTACCACATCTGAAATAACGTTACTGGTAATTACCACATCCACAATTGCCTGATCCGAGTCCCGGTTCCAGCGCTCCACTACTCGCGTGTTCGTGTGCGACATTGTCTGGGTGAAAAAGAAATTGTTGCGCCTCAGGTCTGCCCTCGCCTGATTTGCATTTAAGCCGATCAGGTCCTGCCGTAGTTGGGTAAACCAATTAGATTGACCACCACCAGGGCCGGAACCATCAGACGAAGCCGTACACCGTCCCCGCGCCCAACCCCATTCTTCCACACCAACGGAAACTTCTGAGCCAAGGCGCACATTGCCACCAGAAAGATCCACCAGAGTAACCGTTGTAGCGCCTTGAAATGCCCCGGTGTAAATCGGCTGCCCCTGAGCGTTGGTGGCTCTAAAGGTAAGGTTGGACACCTGTGGAGGTTGCCCGGATCGTTGCCAGCGAATCAGTGTGAACCGCCCATTGAGAAACTCCGCTGAGTAGGTCCAGCCATTATTCATGCGCCCGTTGCAAAAAAACTGTTGAGTAGCACTAGCGGTAGGAGCGGTTGCATCTACCAGGCATAAACCCAGTGCTGTCAATCCGGTGACCCAGGCGATCGCCCAATTACCAGAATTCAATTCCAATCGTCTCTTCATTAGTTTTCCTCACAAAATGTCTCTTCAATACACCCACTGTTAAGAGGGCGTTGCTTCCCGAAAAACCATCGGTGCAGTTTGCAGTCGTTTGTAGGTCCGGTAACGGTGGTACAGATCCCGGTTTGAGAAAAAGAACAACGAAACAGCTTCCCATAGAAAAAACCACCCACCGATAAACAGCCCTTCTGCCATGAGTGATAGTAAAACAATCGCTTCAAACTGCTTTGAAAGCGTTTTTCCAATCCATAGGAACCCAAAACCAATGAACACACACTGAAGCATACGAGCATTTGTTTTTCTCAGTTCTTTCTTGAGGAAGTACATTTTATAAGCAAAGCTATTTCTCAAACCATTTCGTGATTCCTCCTCTACTTGTTCGTCCCGTGTCCCGGCTGGGACAGTAAAACACAATTCAATGGGATACTGGAAAGGAATTTCATCGGAACTTTCTTCCAGATAAAGCTTCAAATCTGGATCAATATCCCGGCGCTTAAAGGGCGCTGGATCCCATTCATTGAACATATCACTGTATTGATCTAACGCAATCTCGATCATATAGAGACTGGTTATTTCATCAATTTTGTAGATTTCACTGAAGAATTTATCCGTTCGTTTCATTTCCCTGAGTCAGAAGAAATGACACAATCTCTGATCCTGCATCTGTCATCAACACCGCAAGATTAAAGCAATGTGCCGATGATCCGACAGCGCATCATCATCCACAATCGCAACCGAACCGCCCTTCGCCAGCAAAGTTTAGCTATGACTTTGCATCAGCAACTCTTTTCTCAAATCAGCGGTTGGTGGGTTTTGAGGTTGAAGCGATAGCCGTGGGGTAAGATGTGTAACTTCACCCCACAGAGGGCGATCGCTTCATCTTTGAGCAATCCCTCCAGGTTATTATGAGTGGCTTCTGACTCATCGACAACCGTCACAGCCCCGCTGCCAACAACCTCAAATTCATCGCCATTGACAATGATGCCAGTATCTTCATCAATTCCCAACCCCAATACGGCTGGCTGTAGAACCAGTGCCGCTAAAAGCCGACCGAGACGACCCCGTTGAGCAAAGTGCTGATCCACCACAATACCCGGCAAAAAGCCCATCCCAGGTCCCAACTCAACCGCATCCACACTGGGATTGCTGACCGAAGCCCCACCCACGATCATTTCATCCGGCATCATGGCAGCACCAGCACTGGTACCACCAATCACAACTCCTTCCCCATGGCGCTTGTGAATGGCAGCGTCCAGAGGGGTGTCCTTGATGCAGTCCACAATTTTTGACTGATCGCCGCCTGTGAAAAAGATGCCAGTCGCCTGTTCAATGATTTCGAGCAGGTCTTCTCTTTTAGAATCTTTGCGATCTCTGGTATCAACCACATCCACCGACTCTGCACCCAATCGCTCAAATATATGGATGTAATCATCCCCAACTTCTTCGGGCATACTGGTTGCCGCTGTCATCACTGCAATATGGGCTTTTACACCACCCGCCGCCCGCACAAATTCGCGCAACACGACACAGTCGCCTTCTCGATCTTCAGCACCGCCAATGATCACCAGTGGACCTTGCTTACTCTCAGTAGTCATGATCATGTCACCTAATTCAAAATTTTTGCTTTAGCCAGTTGAAACTCTTCTTCCGTCAAAGCTCCAGCCTCTTTCAATTGGGTCAATTGGGTCAATTGGGCTAATAGATCAGGTTGTGCAGCAGGTGTTGCAGGAGTGGCGGCTGGTTGGGACTGTGCCGATTGGAGTGCTTTCATCTGTTCCATTTTTGTCCTGACCCTCATGGTTATGGCTATACTGAGAAAATAGAAAGTTCGACTTAAATAGAACTACAAACGGCATTCAATCTAAATAATACAATGGTCACTGATTGATGGCCTTAGCACATAAAAAAATAAGCAGATCTGAAGAGAAAAGGTTTTCAAAAATATGAAATAGTGGAGACCAGTGACTCATCGTAGTAAGTTTTCCTGACCGATTTTTAGAATTGTGGCAGGCAAAGCGTTAATACCCTTTGAGTCACTGTCTCCTCAAAACCTTACAGATTACCTCCTTCGATCAAATCTAAGCTCGATATCCTGTAAATTCTCCAGGGGTGATGGTTTCCAGGACAGTTTCCGGCGTAAAGTAACCCAGAGCCTGAATAATGCGGGCAATACAACCCGTCCATCCAGTCTGATGACTGGCACCAATGCCGGCCCCGTTGTTGCCATTGAAGTATTCATAGAACAGGATCAGATCACGCCAGTGAGGATCGGTCTGGAACTTCTCGGTAGCCCCGTAGAGGGGACGGCGACCCGATTCATCCTTAAGAAAAATACTGAGAATGCGTTCACTGATGCACTGGGTCACTTCAAACAGGGTCATGGACTTGCCAGACCCGGTGGGATATTCAACCGTAAAGTCATCGCCATAGTAGCTATAAAGTAGCAGCAGCGATCGCAACAACAACAGGTTAACCGGCATCCAGATCGGACCCCGCCAGTTGGAATTGCCCCCAAACATGCCAGAAGTGGAATCCCCAGGAACATATCCCACCTTGTACTCCTGTCTCTGGTGATAGAAGGAATAGGGATGCTCCAGGTGATAGCGAGACAGAGAGCGAATCCCATAGTCACTGAGAAACTCGGACTCATCCAGCATGCGGGAGAGTACCCGGCGTAGTTTGTCTTCGTTCAAAATCGACAGCATCAACCGATTGCGGACCCCAGGCACCGTGGGCAAATGGATATTTTGCGTCAACTCAGCGTGGCGCTTAATGAATAACTGTGCCCGTTGCCGGAAACGTGGTAGCTTGTCAAACGCCTCCTGCGGGAAGACCGAAACCGCCATCAGCGATAGTAAACCTACCAGCGATCGCACCTTTAACCGGGTGGATTTGCCATCCGGGAAGTGCAGGACATCATAGAAAAAGCCATCTTCTTCATCCCACAGTTCATCGTGATGCACGCCAATTCGATCCATAGCTCCCGCAATCCACATCGTGTGTTCAAAGAACTTGATCGCAAAGTCTTCATAGAGGGGATCGTGGAGTGCCAGTTCAATCGCGATTTGAAACATCCGCTGACTGAAGAACACCATCCAGGCCGTCCCATCTGCCTGATCCAGGTGCCCCCCGGTGGGTAAGGCGGCACTGCGATCAAACACGCCGATGTTGTCCAGCCCCAGAAACCCCCCCTGGAACAAATTGTTACCGCCTTCATCCTTGCGGTTGACCCACCAGGTGAAGTTGATCAGCAGTTTAGAAAAGGCATATTTAAGGAAGTCAATATCCCCTTTTCCTCTGTTGCGTTCGCGATCGCGGGTATAAATTTCCCAGGTGGCAAAGGCATGGACGGGCGGATTCACGTCCCCAAAGTTCCACTCATAGGCAGGGATCTGACCATTGGGATGCAGGTAATCTTCTTGCAGCATCAGCATCAGTTGAGCTTTGGCAAAGTCTGGATCAATTAAGCTAATTGGAATCACATGGAATGCCAGATCCCAGGCTGCATACCAGGGATATTCCCACTTGTCTGGCATGGAGACAATATCATCGTTGTACAGGTGAAACCAATCGCTATTACGCACATGCTGCCGCTCGGCAGGTGCGGTCCAGGGGGTCACGTTGCGCTCTCGCAGCCATTGATCCACGTCATAGTAGAAGTACTGTTTGGTCCACATCATCCCCGCCAGTGCCTGCCGCATGACATTGGTGCGATCGCTATCCGCCAGTACCGCTGGTGGAATGACCGTTTCATAAAACGCATCCGCTTCCTGGATGCGCGTTGCAAACGTTTGCTCAAAATAGGCCCCAAACGGATAACCAACTGCTGCCGGTGCCTGCTTCGTCAGCCGTAATGGAATGACTTTTGTTTCCCCAGCCCCCAGGGTCAGTTCGTAATGGGATGAAACTTTGGTACCAGTGCCACCGGGATTGACCGCATCCTGCTGCCCATGCACCAGCCAGTTATTAATACCATCTTTTACATAAGGGCTGGCATTGGGTGTATTGAACAGGCGCTGATGGTTGGTTTCATTTTCTGTAAACAACAGCGGAACCACCCCATCACAGTACAGGTAGTAATCCTGAATGTATTGCTCCAGCACGGGATTGGTAATGTGAGCGTGGATGACACTGTTGCCGGTGCCTTCCAGTTTTGAGAGGATGGGTTTAGAGCCACAGTTGGGCCAGGACCAGGTGTTGCGAAACCACAGGGTCGGCAATAGATGGAGTGGAGCTGCCTCTGGACCCCGGTTAATTATCGTGATTTTAATCAGAATATCTTCCGCATCCGCTTTGGCGTATTCCACGAACACATCAAAATAGCGATCGCCATCAAAGATGCCCGTATCGAGCAATTCGTACTCCAACTCATAGCGGCTGCGGCTGGCATTGGTTTTAACCAGATCTTCGTAAGGGAAGGCCTCTTGAGGATACTTATAGAGGTACTTCATGTAGGAGTGGGTCGGCGTGCTATCCAGGTAAAAGTAGTACTCTTTGACATCTTCGCCGTGATTACCTTCACTATTGGTCAACCCAAACAACCGCTCCTTCAGGATGGGGTCTTTGCCGTTCCACAGTGCCAGCGCGAAGCAGAGCAAATTGTGGCTGTCGGTAATGCCACCCAGCCCATCTTCGCCCCAGCGATAGGCCCGCGATCGCGCATGGTCATGGGGAAAATAGTTCCAGGCATTTCCATCCGAACTGTAGTCTTCACGCACCGTACCCCACTGACGCTCACTCAAATAGGGTCCCCACTTGTACCAGTCGGTTATACCATTACGATTTTGTTCCAGCCGTTGCTCTTCTGCGGTCATTGTCATCTCCTGGTAATTGTTGTGTCCTGGTGGTTCTGTTTCAGAACAGGATCTAAATTAATCCACATTCCTTAGCAACGCCAGTAGTTGTCTCAGCGACGTGACAGATGGTGACTGATAGACTGAGGCAACATAATCATCCAGATACCCGTAAATAAAAAACTGATTCCTGAGAAGAAACCCAGTAACCAGCCAGAATTGAGGGGCCAGCGATACAAAATCAAAATTCCTAAGATGATTGCAACGATACCGCTGAACAATATCCAGCCCCAGCCGTCCTCTGGACGTAACTGGAATGCCGCAATCACTTCAAGAATGCCCTGAACCAGAATGGCACTTCCAAAGGCAAGGGCAAGGGTGAGTTTAGCCCCCAGCACATTGCCCACCAGCAAAACTCCAACCACTATGTACTCCAACCACTATGTAGAGTAGTGCCGCCAGGAACATCAGCTAGAAACCCTGCTGCTGCCGGGACTGAATCGCATGAACCAGGCGCACAACCCCCACAAATAAGAAAATCCACGAGAGAATCCGGGCGATGATGATTGTGGCAATAAACGGCTCGGCGATCGCCGCAATCCCCAGGAGCATCATCAGCACACCCAGGGCAGTCAACCAGCTCAAGCTGCGCCTGATTTCGTCATCAATGTCATGGCTCATAACAACCCCTCTACAAGGAAGTATCCAGAGGTGTAACTGAATCGACCAGTCAGAACTTCCAGATACTCATTACATGAAAAGCTTCAGCTATACCTCTGCACCAAAGTCTTCCCGAAGTTTTGCTTCCTGTTCAGCCGAGAGTTTGGATTGAATTAATTCGCCCCGTTCTTCAGGGGCAAAAGCCGCTTCCACCTTGTCAAGCGTGACCTGTCCTGTCAACAAGAACAGGGCAGACGTTCCTTCTGTCACTTTGCTTTGAACATCTTTGATGAAATCATCATTAATTCCATAGTCAGTAAACCGACCTGAAATAGCACCTGCTGTTGCACCCACTAATGCCCCAAGCAACGGTGCAAAAAAGAGCAGACCAAACAACATGCCCCAGAATACGCCCCCCAATGCCCCAACGGCAACTGTATCAACAGCTTGCCTGGTTTGAGGACGTTTGCGCCCTTCGGGCCATGACACGACCGCCGCATCTAACACTTGAATCAACTGCTGTTTTTGCAATTCCTCTAATTTAGATAAAGCCCTGGCTGCGCCATCCGCCGTATTAAATTTCCAGACAGTTAATGATGACATGCTTTTCTCCTTGGGTTAATCTTCACGGGTAAGCCTTTTCTATCCGCTCATCTGGTTTTGCAAATATTAAGTGGAATTGTTATCACCATCATTGCTCCACCCCAGCAAATGAGCAACTTGAGTGGTCAGGGTGGAAGGGTTGAATGGTTTTGTAATGGCTCCTGCAAAACCCATCTGGTTAAGTTGCCTCAGGGTAAACCAACTGGCTCTGGCCGTAAGCAGCAAGATGGGGATGGAGGCTGTCATTGAATATTGCTTTAATTGTTCAATAAAGATCAAGGCATCGGTTTCAGGCGTAGAAGCATCCAGCAAAATGACATCAGGGCTGACGGTCATACACAGATTAACTCCTTCCTGAATCGAACTTGATAGGGTAACGAGCCATCCACCAAACTCACTCAGACAGGTGTGCAGAACTTCTCGGATGCTGGCTTCGTGTTCAATCAACAAAATTGATCTGGTTGATCTCGTGGACATCGATAACGCCCCTCTAGGGTTAGAAAGGGAACCGCCGTTACTTGGATGATTGTTTGAGAAGCTGTTTCAGCCTTGCCTCGACCTGAAAATGATGGTCGAAGTCTAATTGCAGGTCTTCTAACACCTGCCTGGCGACTGCCACCATAACCTGTGCAGACGTGTAATCATGCTCATATAACTTTTCTAAGGCTTGATTCAAGACATGGGTTGCAACTTCAACACGGCTCACTTTAGATAAGTCATCGCTAAACATGTTGGGAAAAAATTATTGGCAAGGAACAGGGAACAGGGTCAAAAGGACGGCATGACACGGGCTTGCGATCGCTAACTTGTTCTAACCCGCAGGGCTATCGCCATACCTCACCCAGAAAGGAAAATGCTACAGACTCCCAAAATAAAAGCCCCCGACCTAAGTACAGGACAAAAGTTTGAGATTGTCCAAGAACTCATCTAATTTATGGTCAAGATTAACGAGTAGGTTGTGCAAGTAATCTAAGCCATATCGGAATAGACTCTGGGCTTTGCGCCCATGGGACTTGAGTTGAATCGTTTTGTGCGCCTGCCGCCACACCCCCGTTCGCATCACCCAACATAACGCCAATGTGAGGAGCGCAAAGAGCTTGCGGACTCGGTAGTCATCAATAAAATGGGTCGCTTCGAGGCAGAAGCCCCGAGTTTTGAACGCACCGAACAGGGTTTCTAAATTCCACCGCAGGGCGTAATCTTTGAGGGCTGAATGGGGTGAATGGTTGGTGACCAAAATCAGTAATTCCTGGGTGTCAAGCCGCAGACCAACGACATACACCCAATGTCCCCACACTTGACGGCGTTTGCGTAAAATCTTGGTTTCACCCGCTTTGAGATCGGCAAAGAGGACGCGGCCATTCAGGGCTTTGCTGCCATCACTGAGCGTTTCAGTTTCGCGAATCCGCCCCCGAAACGGGATTGGCTCATCTTCGAGCAAATAGCCAATCCACTCCCGCCCAACAAATTCGCGGTCGCTCGTCAGGCACCGCAGGCGGACATCCTCGCCAAAAATCGTGAAGAATTCGTTGAGCAAATCGATGCGCTCTTGGGTGTTGGAATTGCCGCGGTTGTCCAGCATCAGAAACACCACCGGAAAGGAAATACCCTGATGGCAAATGCCCAGGGTGAGAATGTTGAAAACGCTACCGCCAAAGCTCCATTCGGTGCGGTCTATGGCGAGCACCCAAGGCTGCGGGATCCCCATCAGGCAGACCACGGCACGGGCAATCGCCGCATAATCGAGATCAAAGTCGCTAAAGAAGCGCTGGAGACGCTTGTAGTTCGACGGAATTTGGGCGGAACCACAAAAGCTAGCAGCCAATTCGCTCAGATTCACCGTACGGGTTCGTAGCAGGGCGATCAGAAATTGAGCCACAAATGCCAGCCGCGCACCATGCCAACCGAGGAGGGGCTGCAAAACTTGGCGAAATTCGGTAATCTGTTGCATGGGGGTTTCGTTGGTTTGTTGTTATTCCTAGGAAACCCCTTCCCGCCTAAGTTTTCAACCCTCTGTGTGCCTCAATTGACAAGTTTTGTCCTGTACTGAGGTCGTAGCCATTTTGCAAGAGGTGAGTAGCGAAGCAATGGCGGAAGGTGTGACAACCGACCCGTTTTGTGACTTTGGCGCATCGGACGGCTTGCTTAAGGGCTTTTTGGAGTCCACTTTCGTGCAGGTGATAGCGTTGCCATAGGCCAGAGTCAGGATTCTCAATACGCCGACTGGAGGGGAAAACCCACTGCCAGCCCCATTGTCGATCGGCATTTGGATACTTACGTGCGCGGGCGAATGGTAACCAAACGGATCCATATCCCTGCTCTAAATCTTGCTGATGTAAAGTGTTCACCTGCTGAAGGTGCGATTGGAGCGGCCCAATCAGGCTATCTGGAAGCATGGTCACCCGATCTTTCATCCCTTTGCCATTCCGAACAATGATTTGATGCTGAGTGAAGTCCAGATCTTTGATTCGTAGGGAAAGGGCTTCGTTCAAGC is from Leptothermofonsia sichuanensis E412 and encodes:
- a CDS encoding IS4 family transposase, with protein sequence MQQITEFRQVLQPLLGWHGARLAFVAQFLIALLRTRTVNLSELAASFCGSAQIPSNYKRLQRFFSDFDLDYAAIARAVVCLMGIPQPWVLAIDRTEWSFGGSVFNILTLGICHQGISFPVVFLMLDNRGNSNTQERIDLLNEFFTIFGEDVRLRCLTSDREFVGREWIGYLLEDEPIPFRGRIRETETLSDGSKALNGRVLFADLKAGETKILRKRRQVWGHWVYVVGLRLDTQELLILVTNHSPHSALKDYALRWNLETLFGAFKTRGFCLEATHFIDDYRVRKLFALLTLALCWVMRTGVWRQAHKTIQLKSHGRKAQSLFRYGLDYLHNLLVNLDHKLDEFLDNLKLLSCT
- a CDS encoding integron integrase, coding for MTVTDRPKMLLEVVQETLRRKHYSFRTEKTYLQWIKRYLLFHNKRHPREMGKAEIEAFLTHLAVQEHVAAATQNQTLNAILFLYRDVLEQQPDWNIQAVRARRSTSLPTVLTPEEVRSIIAQMNGVYRLVIQLLYGTGMRLNEALSLRIKDLDFTQHQIIVRNGKGMKDRVTMLPDSLIGPLQSHLQQVNTLHQQDLEQGYGSVWLPFARARKYPNADRQWGWQWVFPSSRRIENPDSGLWQRYHLHESGLQKALKQAVRCAKVTKRVGCHTFRHCFATHLLQNGYDLSTGQNLSIEAHRGLKT